In Candidatus Baltobacteraceae bacterium, a single genomic region encodes these proteins:
- a CDS encoding redoxin family protein yields MALCAIFALCALAEGSTMPSFDGGSAWFDSPPLQPSALRGKVVLVDFWEYTCLNCLRTLPYLREWYKRYHDDGFTIVGVQSPEFDFSGQPKNVEEGAKQLGITWPVIVDPNHTIWSRYGVEVWPTEMLFDQQGRLVDVNTGEGNYQLTESKIQALLRAGNPSLALPPLMALLPQDNYDKPGAVCYPMTPEILTGRAPIADAPSFGNPATDLDYADRGGNHRDGAVYLDGYWHANPEGVFFGGGGGYFELEYHAIQVSVVMSPGRGPSRVDVSEDGAPVPREDAGADLQYDASGKSYVLVDAPRAYDLIMNKNFGHHDLRLSPQGYDVGIYDIAFESCEVPGAAK; encoded by the coding sequence GTGGCGCTCTGTGCTATCTTCGCGCTCTGCGCGCTCGCCGAAGGCTCCACGATGCCCTCGTTCGACGGCGGCAGCGCCTGGTTCGACAGCCCGCCGCTGCAACCGAGCGCTCTGCGCGGCAAGGTCGTGCTCGTCGATTTCTGGGAATACACGTGCTTGAATTGTCTGCGCACGCTGCCGTATCTGCGGGAGTGGTACAAGCGCTATCACGACGACGGCTTCACGATCGTCGGCGTGCAGTCTCCCGAATTCGATTTCTCGGGGCAACCCAAAAATGTCGAAGAGGGGGCCAAGCAGCTTGGCATTACCTGGCCGGTGATCGTGGATCCCAATCACACGATCTGGTCCCGCTACGGCGTTGAGGTGTGGCCGACCGAAATGCTCTTCGACCAGCAGGGCCGGCTCGTCGACGTGAATACCGGCGAGGGCAACTACCAATTGACCGAATCGAAGATTCAGGCGCTGCTGCGCGCGGGAAACCCGAGCCTCGCGCTGCCGCCGCTGATGGCGCTCCTGCCGCAAGACAACTACGATAAACCCGGCGCGGTGTGTTATCCGATGACCCCGGAGATTTTGACCGGGCGTGCGCCGATTGCCGACGCGCCGTCGTTCGGGAATCCCGCGACCGATCTCGACTACGCCGATCGCGGCGGCAATCACCGTGACGGCGCGGTCTATCTCGACGGCTACTGGCACGCGAATCCCGAGGGCGTCTTTTTTGGCGGCGGGGGTGGTTACTTCGAGCTGGAGTACCACGCGATACAGGTGTCGGTCGTGATGTCGCCGGGGCGCGGTCCTTCACGCGTCGACGTGAGCGAAGACGGTGCCCCCGTGCCGCGCGAGGACGCCGGAGCGGACCTGCAATACGACGCGAGCGGAAAGTCGTACGTGCTGGTCGATGCTCCCCGTGCGTACGATCTGATCATGAACAAGAACTTCGGACACCACGACCTGCGTCTGTCACCACAGGGCTACGACGTCGGTATTTACGATATCGCGTTCGAGTCGTGCGAGGTGCCCGGCGCAGCCAAGTGA
- a CDS encoding winged helix-turn-helix domain-containing protein: protein MSEILFGPFVLSMPEQQLWHAGSPVMLKPKEAELLAFLALQRPRTISKDEIIERLWRGAAASDAALTQTVYRLRQTLSQHGGDREFIRTVPGIGLQFTGGSPIEATNQSPDFQRAEFPLFQQAVSKFRRRTEGAIIQAIGLFERICERDPDYLAARIMLAKAYIAAGIRLFYEPYRAYWLAKCTLATVIEDDPSSADAFAALATLLLFFGANREQTRSAVEHALVLGPQLPAAHSAALWERLARQDFDAALTQADLAVSARPASPNATSQLGIALYIAGRYDEARRYFENALTLDPEHTPAIFYDACSCTMLETYDLALRRLERISGPDMATRVAATRGIIAARRGDRAQARDAIALLERSPMPAEISLSAVHLALGHNETAAELLQRALMTREPALFIAAIDPLYAPLRRTHADLIRTIERGRPPLCDRCAEPLRSSELNEFFRMSLCARCRALHLAAPGTSHDSNAIS from the coding sequence TTGAGTGAGATTCTTTTCGGCCCGTTCGTGCTGAGCATGCCCGAGCAGCAGCTGTGGCATGCCGGTTCGCCCGTGATGCTCAAGCCCAAGGAAGCCGAACTCCTCGCGTTCCTCGCCCTGCAGCGCCCGAGGACCATCTCCAAAGACGAGATCATCGAGCGGCTCTGGCGAGGCGCCGCGGCGAGCGACGCCGCGCTGACCCAAACCGTCTATCGCTTGCGGCAGACGCTCTCGCAGCACGGAGGCGACCGCGAGTTCATTCGCACCGTGCCCGGCATCGGTTTGCAGTTCACCGGTGGTTCGCCGATCGAAGCAACAAATCAGTCGCCCGATTTCCAGCGCGCCGAATTTCCGCTCTTCCAGCAAGCGGTCTCGAAGTTTCGCCGCCGGACCGAGGGCGCAATCATCCAGGCCATCGGGCTCTTCGAGCGTATCTGCGAGCGCGACCCCGACTATCTTGCGGCCCGCATCATGCTTGCCAAGGCCTATATTGCCGCCGGCATCCGGCTCTTCTACGAACCGTACCGAGCCTATTGGCTCGCAAAGTGCACGCTCGCCACCGTCATCGAAGACGATCCTTCTTCGGCCGACGCGTTCGCCGCGCTGGCAACGCTGCTGCTCTTTTTCGGTGCGAATCGCGAACAGACGCGCAGCGCGGTCGAGCATGCGCTGGTGCTCGGTCCGCAGTTGCCCGCCGCGCACAGCGCTGCCCTTTGGGAGCGCCTCGCCCGCCAAGATTTCGACGCGGCGCTGACCCAAGCCGACTTGGCCGTGAGCGCACGGCCCGCTTCACCGAACGCGACCTCGCAGCTCGGGATAGCGCTCTATATCGCGGGCCGGTACGACGAGGCGCGCCGCTATTTCGAAAACGCGCTCACCCTCGATCCCGAACACACGCCGGCGATCTTCTATGATGCGTGTTCGTGCACGATGCTGGAAACCTATGACCTCGCTCTGCGCCGGCTCGAGCGCATCAGCGGCCCGGACATGGCAACGCGCGTCGCGGCGACGCGTGGAATCATCGCCGCCCGGCGTGGGGATCGCGCGCAAGCGCGCGATGCGATCGCGTTGCTCGAGCGCTCACCGATGCCGGCGGAGATCTCGCTCAGCGCCGTGCATCTCGCGTTAGGGCACAACGAGACCGCGGCAGAATTGCTGCAGCGCGCCCTCATGACGCGCGAGCCGGCGCTGTTCATTGCCGCGATCGATCCGCTCTATGCCCCGCTGCGGCGGACGCATGCAGACCTGATACGCACGATCGAACGTGGACGGCCGCCGCTTTGCGATCGCTGTGCGGAGCCGTTACGTTCGAGCGAATTGAACGAATTTTTTCGCATGTCGCTGTGTGCGCGCTGCCGCGCGCTTCACTTGGCTGCGCCGGGCACCTCGCACGACTCGAACGCGATATCGTAA